In Amycolatopsis sulphurea, one genomic interval encodes:
- a CDS encoding peptidylprolyl isomerase yields the protein MATNQQRREAAKRKLERQLVRRAERAKRRKIVGAGVVGGVVLIVAGLVVWIVNSGGSGDQAAATPPSSSNPPMPTVKNIPAERAAMPARPKALPNPTTCSYPEDKTGQAPAKKPPVPDGKNVSSSGTVTVTMKTTQGDIPITLDRALAPCTVQSFVSLAKAGFYTDTICHRLGVDDQLQMLQCGDPNAKGDVSQDGRGGPGYTVPDEVVDTTKYGRGLLAMANTGQPNSGGSQFFMLYGNAQLQPQYTVFGSIADSGLQVLDKIAKAGLGSVGQDGVTGEPKEPVKFTSVTVS from the coding sequence GTGGCGACCAACCAGCAGCGCCGCGAGGCCGCGAAGCGCAAACTCGAGCGGCAGCTCGTGCGCCGGGCCGAGCGAGCGAAGCGGCGCAAGATCGTGGGCGCTGGAGTGGTCGGCGGTGTGGTGCTCATCGTCGCCGGTCTGGTCGTGTGGATCGTGAACAGCGGGGGCAGCGGCGATCAGGCCGCCGCCACCCCGCCGTCGAGCTCGAACCCGCCGATGCCGACGGTCAAGAACATCCCGGCCGAGCGGGCTGCGATGCCGGCCCGGCCCAAGGCGCTGCCGAACCCGACGACGTGCTCCTACCCGGAGGACAAGACCGGCCAGGCGCCGGCGAAGAAGCCGCCGGTGCCCGACGGCAAGAACGTGTCCTCCAGCGGCACCGTCACGGTCACCATGAAGACCACCCAGGGCGACATCCCGATAACCCTGGACCGCGCGCTCGCGCCGTGCACCGTGCAGAGCTTCGTGAGCCTGGCCAAGGCCGGTTTCTACACCGACACGATCTGCCACCGCCTCGGCGTGGACGACCAGCTGCAGATGCTGCAGTGCGGCGACCCGAACGCGAAGGGCGACGTCAGCCAGGACGGCCGCGGCGGCCCCGGCTACACGGTGCCGGACGAGGTCGTCGACACCACGAAGTACGGCCGCGGCCTGCTCGCGATGGCCAACACCGGCCAGCCGAACAGCGGCGGCAGCCAGTTCTTCATGCTCTACGGCAACGCGCAGCTGCAGCCGCAATACACCGTCTTCGGCAGCATCGCCGACTCCGGGCTGCAGGTGCTGGACAAGATCGCGAAGGCCGGCCTCGGCTCGGTCGGCCAGGACGGCGTCACCGGCGAGCCGAAGGAACCCGTCAAGTTCACCTCGGTCACCGTCTCCTGA
- a CDS encoding MBL fold metallo-hydrolase gives MLVAGFSVGPLQSNCYLLARVSGGPCVVVDPGEGAAEPLAAALAEHGLTPAALLATHGHPDHVGGATAASERYGVPLGLHPADAEGYEGPWEPLAEGPLSVAGLTVGVLPLPGHTPGSVAFTVETDEGGRLVLTGDTLFAGSIGRTRDSGADLEKSLRTLLTLADNTVVLPGHGPATTLGRERAGNPHLPGAAR, from the coding sequence GTGCTCGTCGCCGGATTCTCCGTAGGCCCGCTGCAGTCGAACTGTTATCTCCTGGCGCGTGTGTCGGGAGGTCCGTGCGTCGTGGTGGATCCGGGGGAGGGCGCGGCCGAGCCGCTCGCTGCCGCGTTGGCCGAGCACGGCCTGACGCCCGCCGCGCTGCTGGCCACGCACGGGCATCCGGACCACGTCGGCGGGGCGACGGCCGCGTCGGAGCGCTACGGCGTGCCGCTGGGGCTGCACCCGGCGGATGCCGAGGGCTACGAGGGGCCGTGGGAACCGCTCGCCGAAGGACCATTGAGCGTCGCGGGCCTGACCGTCGGGGTGCTGCCGCTGCCGGGGCACACGCCCGGGTCGGTGGCGTTCACCGTCGAAACGGACGAAGGTGGCAGGCTGGTGCTCACGGGGGACACGCTGTTCGCCGGGTCGATCGGGCGTACCCGCGACTCCGGCGCCGACCTGGAGAAATCGTTGCGCACCTTGCTCACCTTGGCCGACAACACCGTCGTGCTGCCCGGCCACGGCCCGGCCACGACGCTCGGGCGAGAACGCGCCGGCAACCCGCACCTGCCCGGCGCGGCGCGGTGA
- a CDS encoding YibE/F family protein encodes MDTSGSGPHPPIRRARTGPGTRNRPDRHDGPDHRHGRADDHDTGNDHGPDHGHPPDNAPAVTHGHGHGHGPAAPASKRVRTLLIWLLAPLAVATVVAMIVLYPWGKALPSSAVTQGTPVAASIVTAASGPCLQPGQVQVGSQPAPGDKPCLTVQLRMTDGPATGKSLQLTVPIEPSTPRFSAGDDVVLAYNGGNALDPQSFQLVDFQRSTPLVLLAALFAVAVLVLGRWQGLAALVALGLSFVVIVLFVLPAILAGESPPLVAIAGAGAIMFLALYLTHGLSARTSVAVLGTLVSLALIGVLSAIFSAAASLTGLDDATTTLIGSLGHGIDARGLLLAGIVIGALGVLDDVTITQTSAVWELRRANPSLGWRELYGAGLRIGRDHVGSAVNTLVMAYAGAALPVMLYSAISGVGLGSLLTSEDIASEIIRTLAGSVGIVAAVPVTTVLAALIASREPMDHLISTTKRAAPPQ; translated from the coding sequence GTGGACACTTCGGGATCCGGTCCGCACCCGCCGATCCGCCGGGCACGCACCGGACCGGGCACCCGGAACCGGCCGGACCGCCACGACGGGCCGGACCACCGGCACGGGCGGGCCGACGACCACGACACCGGCAACGACCATGGTCCGGACCACGGCCACCCACCCGACAACGCCCCCGCCGTCACCCATGGACATGGACACGGCCACGGCCCGGCCGCCCCCGCGTCGAAACGGGTCCGCACCCTGCTCATCTGGCTGCTGGCCCCGCTCGCCGTCGCGACCGTCGTCGCGATGATCGTGCTCTATCCCTGGGGAAAAGCGCTGCCGTCGAGCGCCGTCACGCAGGGCACGCCGGTGGCGGCGAGCATCGTCACCGCCGCGTCCGGGCCGTGCCTGCAGCCCGGTCAGGTGCAGGTCGGCTCGCAGCCCGCACCGGGCGACAAGCCCTGCCTGACCGTGCAGCTGCGGATGACCGACGGCCCGGCGACGGGCAAGTCCCTGCAGCTGACCGTGCCGATCGAGCCGAGCACCCCGCGGTTCTCCGCCGGAGACGACGTGGTGCTCGCCTACAACGGCGGCAACGCGCTGGATCCCCAGTCGTTCCAGCTGGTCGACTTCCAGCGGAGCACCCCGCTGGTGCTGCTGGCCGCGCTCTTCGCGGTGGCGGTGCTCGTGCTGGGCCGCTGGCAGGGCCTGGCCGCGCTGGTCGCGCTGGGGCTGAGCTTCGTGGTGATCGTGCTGTTCGTGCTGCCCGCGATCCTCGCCGGGGAAAGCCCGCCGCTGGTCGCGATCGCCGGGGCGGGCGCGATCATGTTCCTGGCGCTGTACCTGACGCACGGGCTGTCCGCGAGAACCTCCGTGGCGGTACTCGGCACGCTGGTCAGCCTGGCCCTGATCGGCGTGCTGTCGGCGATCTTCTCCGCGGCCGCCTCGCTCACCGGCCTCGACGACGCCACGACCACCCTGATCGGCTCGCTCGGCCACGGCATCGACGCCCGCGGTCTCCTGCTCGCCGGGATCGTGATCGGCGCGCTGGGCGTGCTCGACGACGTGACGATCACGCAGACGAGCGCGGTGTGGGAACTGCGCCGTGCCAACCCGTCGCTCGGCTGGCGCGAGCTGTACGGCGCGGGCCTGCGCATCGGCCGTGACCACGTGGGTTCGGCGGTCAACACGCTCGTGATGGCCTACGCCGGCGCCGCGCTGCCGGTGATGCTGTACTCCGCGATCTCCGGCGTCGGGCTGGGTTCGCTGCTCACCAGCGAGGACATCGCCTCGGAGATCATCCGCACGCTGGCCGGTTCGGTGGGCATCGTCGCGGCGGTCCCGGTGACCACGGTGCTGGCCGCGCTGATCGCCTCCCGCGAGCCGATGGACCACCTCATCAGCACCACCAAACGCGCTGCGCCACCGCAGTAA
- a CDS encoding GlxA family transcriptional regulator, translating to MPGAPRQVVLIGYADAELLDIACVADVLDAANRLGAGRPYRVRLATVDGQPFPCQSGLTLTPHARLDQIRGELDTLVVAGGTGHRAAAADQRLLEHVRRLSQRSRRTASVCTGSGVLAAAGLLSGRRATTHWAHATELAARYPAVSVDPVPLFVRHGDTYTSAGVTSGLDLTLAFVEEDNGPALAREAARTLVTYLQRPGNQAQVSMFLSGPPPEHRQVRDLTAYVAEHLAGDLGTPVLARQAGISARQLTRLFDAHLGTTPGKYVRTVRAEHAARLLSGTDLPLTAIARRCGFGSTETLRQAFLDHFDTPPSAYRRVHVRTAYV from the coding sequence ATGCCGGGCGCCCCGCGGCAGGTCGTGCTCATCGGGTACGCCGACGCCGAACTGCTGGACATCGCCTGCGTCGCGGACGTGCTCGACGCGGCCAACCGGCTCGGCGCGGGCCGGCCGTACCGCGTCCGTCTGGCCACTGTGGACGGACAGCCGTTCCCCTGCCAGTCCGGACTCACCCTCACCCCGCACGCGCGGCTCGACCAGATCCGCGGCGAACTCGACACGCTCGTGGTCGCGGGCGGCACCGGGCACCGGGCGGCCGCCGCGGACCAGCGGCTGCTCGAACACGTCCGGCGGCTGTCCCAGCGGAGCCGGCGGACCGCGTCGGTGTGCACCGGATCCGGCGTGCTCGCCGCGGCCGGGCTGCTCAGCGGGCGCCGCGCGACCACGCACTGGGCCCACGCCACGGAGCTGGCCGCGCGGTACCCGGCCGTGTCGGTGGACCCGGTCCCGCTCTTCGTGCGGCACGGCGATACCTACACCTCGGCCGGCGTGACCAGCGGGCTCGACCTCACGCTCGCCTTCGTCGAGGAGGACAACGGCCCGGCCCTCGCCCGCGAAGCCGCCCGCACCCTGGTGACCTACCTGCAGCGGCCGGGAAACCAGGCCCAGGTGAGCATGTTCCTGTCCGGGCCGCCGCCGGAGCACCGGCAGGTCCGCGACCTCACCGCCTACGTAGCCGAGCATCTCGCCGGGGACCTCGGCACGCCCGTGCTCGCGCGGCAGGCGGGCATCAGTGCCCGGCAGCTCACCCGGCTGTTCGACGCCCATCTCGGGACCACGCCCGGGAAATACGTCCGCACCGTGCGCGCCGAGCACGCGGCCCGCCTGCTGTCCGGCACCGACCTCCCCCTCACCGCCATCGCCCGGCGCTGCGGCTTCGGATCGACCGAAACCCTGCGACAGGCCTTCCTCGACCACTTCGACACCCCGCCCTCGGCTTACCGGCGGGTGCACGTGCGCACCGCGTACGTGTGA
- a CDS encoding DJ-1/PfpI family protein: protein MTEKTFAFVVYPGFTVLDLVGPLQVLNHHAATDPSVRVVVVGETREALGTDTPLRVAPSHTFAEVPDPDWVLVPGGAAPTLRALSDTTLIAYLRHAAAGAALMTSVCTGSLLLGEAGLLEGRKATTHWLFRDLLRAFGAEPVAQRWVEDGPVITAAGVSAGIDLALHLVERIAGPAAARGVQFAIEYDPRPPHGPLDWAEAPHESLRSRREVALRDGLADAPELRDKLLAQW, encoded by the coding sequence ATGACCGAAAAGACCTTCGCCTTCGTCGTGTACCCGGGCTTCACCGTGCTGGATCTGGTCGGCCCGCTTCAGGTGCTCAACCACCACGCGGCCACCGATCCGTCGGTGCGGGTCGTGGTCGTGGGCGAGACCCGGGAGGCGCTGGGTACGGACACCCCGCTGCGCGTCGCGCCGAGCCATACTTTCGCCGAGGTCCCGGATCCGGACTGGGTGCTCGTGCCCGGCGGGGCCGCGCCCACGCTGCGCGCGCTGTCCGACACCACGCTGATCGCCTACCTCCGGCACGCCGCGGCCGGGGCCGCGCTGATGACCTCGGTGTGCACCGGTTCGCTGCTGCTCGGCGAGGCGGGCCTGCTGGAGGGACGGAAAGCCACCACGCACTGGCTGTTCCGGGATCTGCTGCGGGCCTTCGGTGCGGAGCCGGTCGCGCAGCGGTGGGTGGAGGACGGCCCGGTGATCACCGCCGCCGGTGTGTCGGCCGGCATCGACCTCGCCCTGCACCTGGTTGAACGGATCGCGGGCCCGGCCGCGGCCCGGGGGGTGCAATTCGCCATCGAGTACGACCCGCGGCCGCCGCACGGCCCGCTGGACTGGGCGGAGGCACCGCACGAGAGCCTGCGGTCACGGCGGGAGGTCGCTCTGCGTGATGGCCTGGCCGATGCGCCGGAGTTGCGGGACAAGCTGCTCGCCCAGTGGTGA
- a CDS encoding STAS domain-containing protein — protein sequence MASCRGANGLTLLTTVRDGDVVLVTAAGEIDLASVGYFRAVLSDACGAGEKLVVDLTRVGYLSCAGLRALEEARRSRPALSVVATGSLVLRAFAVSGVGAAVPVRPRLREACAAAGA from the coding sequence ATGGCTTCCTGCCGCGGGGCGAACGGTCTCACCCTCCTCACCACCGTCCGGGACGGTGACGTGGTGCTGGTGACCGCCGCGGGGGAGATCGATCTGGCCTCGGTCGGGTACTTCCGCGCGGTGCTGTCCGACGCGTGCGGGGCGGGGGAGAAGCTGGTCGTCGACCTTACCCGGGTGGGTTACCTCAGTTGTGCCGGATTGCGGGCATTGGAGGAGGCTCGCCGGTCCCGTCCGGCACTCTCCGTGGTCGCGACGGGATCGCTGGTGCTGCGGGCGTTCGCGGTGTCCGGGGTCGGTGCGGCCGTTCCGGTGCGGCCGCGGTTGCGGGAGGCGTGCGCGGCGGCCGGGGCGTGA
- a CDS encoding SPW repeat domain-containing protein, which yields MSDGSGTASRTGAVTAAAAGLALLAGLYLIAAPWLIRFGGAAELAVSNTVAGLAVVLLAAVRPRPLIWVLPVLGAWAAVSPLVLRYGDETAASSAALLGNLAAGVVVAAAGVTLLVRRG from the coding sequence ATGTCCGATGGATCCGGTACCGCGTCCCGGACCGGCGCGGTCACTGCGGCCGCGGCGGGGCTCGCCCTGCTGGCCGGGCTGTATCTGATCGCCGCGCCGTGGCTGATCCGCTTCGGCGGCGCCGCGGAGCTGGCGGTGAGCAACACCGTGGCCGGGCTGGCCGTCGTGCTCCTGGCGGCGGTGCGGCCGCGGCCGCTGATCTGGGTGCTGCCGGTGCTCGGCGCGTGGGCCGCGGTCTCCCCGCTGGTCTTGCGCTACGGCGACGAGACAGCTGCGTCGTCCGCGGCTCTTCTCGGCAATCTCGCCGCCGGAGTGGTCGTGGCGGCGGCCGGGGTCACGTTGCTGGTGCGCCGCGGTTGA
- a CDS encoding SRPBCC family protein, producing the protein MAHEFETAKEVRLPASPEAVWQAVASGPGIDSWFMGRHEVDAAAKRIRFRLGELRSEAEITAWEPPHRFAYREAPGEDGSFDAFEYLIEAAEGGTSVLRFVHRGFSAADWGDEYYEAFSLGWDMYLHTLGELLRYFPGRFATYVTADGPASAAVPEAWPKLLSALGLPPEPVAGQQICCRLAGLPALEGVLDYTTARYLGIRTPDALYRFHERSGLGLPIAIGHHLFESDVDDAAESAKWREWLVNAL; encoded by the coding sequence ATGGCGCACGAGTTCGAGACCGCCAAGGAGGTCCGGCTGCCCGCCTCGCCGGAGGCGGTGTGGCAGGCGGTGGCGAGCGGGCCGGGCATCGATTCCTGGTTCATGGGCAGGCACGAGGTGGACGCCGCGGCGAAGCGGATCCGGTTCCGGCTCGGCGAGCTGCGGTCCGAGGCCGAGATCACGGCCTGGGAGCCACCCCACCGGTTCGCCTACCGCGAGGCGCCCGGCGAGGACGGTTCCTTCGACGCGTTCGAGTACCTCATCGAAGCGGCCGAGGGCGGCACTTCGGTGCTGCGGTTCGTGCATCGTGGTTTCAGCGCCGCCGACTGGGGTGACGAGTACTACGAGGCGTTCTCGCTCGGCTGGGACATGTACCTGCACACTCTGGGCGAGCTGCTGCGGTACTTCCCGGGCCGTTTCGCCACGTACGTGACCGCCGACGGCCCAGCCTCCGCCGCCGTCCCCGAGGCGTGGCCGAAGCTGCTCTCCGCGCTCGGGCTGCCGCCCGAACCTGTTGCCGGACAACAGATCTGCTGCCGGCTGGCGGGATTACCCGCACTCGAAGGCGTGCTGGACTACACCACTGCGCGCTACCTCGGCATCCGCACGCCGGACGCGTTGTACCGATTCCACGAACGGTCCGGCCTCGGCCTGCCGATCGCGATCGGGCATCACCTGTTCGAGTCCGACGTGGACGATGCGGCGGAAAGCGCGAAGTGGCGTGAGTGGCTCGTGAACGCACTCTGA
- a CDS encoding pyruvate dehydrogenase: protein MATVAEQLIDVLRQSGVRRIYGVVGDSLNPVVDAVRRSGGPARGGIDWVHVRNEEAGAFAAAAEAQLTGRLAVCAGSCGPGNLHLLQGVYDAHRSGAPVLAIASHIPAAQIGTGFFQETRPQHLFAECSYYCELVSTPEQMPRLARIAVQNAVGRRGAAVLVLPGDVSHETAAHATGESASLGSPPAMLPAEDDVARLAERIDRAEKVMIMAGAGCRDAHADVLALAGTVGAPVGHSLRGKEFVQYDNPFDVGMSGLLGYGACYQAMHEADLVLLLGTDFPYDTFLPQRNTVQVDIDAARIGRRTVLEFGVQGDVGATIRAVLPKLRGREDRSFLHDMLRKHERSLQRVVDAYTTDVSQHVPLHPEYVADVLDEEAAADAVFTVDTGMCNVWAARYVSPNGHRRILGSFVHGSMANALPHAIGAQSAAPGRQVIAMCGDGGLAMLLGELLTLKTHGLPVKVVVFNNSSLGMVKLEMLVDGLPEFGTDHDRVDFAALARAAGLHARRIEDPADVRDGIREILACDGPALLDVVTDPNALSIPPSITAAQVRGFALAASKTVLGGGVGKMLTLAKSNLRNIPRP from the coding sequence ATGGCGACGGTGGCCGAGCAGCTGATCGACGTACTCCGGCAATCCGGCGTGCGCCGTATCTACGGCGTGGTGGGCGACAGCCTCAATCCGGTGGTCGACGCGGTGCGCCGCTCGGGCGGGCCGGCCCGCGGCGGGATCGACTGGGTGCACGTGCGCAACGAGGAGGCCGGCGCGTTCGCCGCCGCGGCCGAGGCCCAGCTCACCGGGCGGCTCGCGGTGTGCGCGGGCAGCTGTGGGCCGGGCAATCTGCATCTGCTGCAAGGCGTCTACGACGCGCACCGCTCGGGAGCGCCGGTGCTCGCGATCGCCTCGCACATCCCGGCCGCCCAGATCGGCACCGGCTTCTTCCAGGAAACCCGTCCGCAGCACCTGTTCGCGGAATGCTCCTACTACTGCGAGCTGGTCAGCACGCCCGAGCAGATGCCGCGGCTCGCGCGGATCGCCGTGCAGAACGCGGTGGGCCGCCGGGGCGCCGCCGTGCTCGTGCTGCCCGGCGACGTCTCCCACGAAACGGCCGCGCACGCCACCGGCGAGTCGGCCTCGCTCGGCAGCCCGCCCGCGATGCTGCCCGCCGAAGACGACGTGGCCCGCCTGGCCGAGCGGATCGACCGCGCGGAGAAGGTGATGATCATGGCCGGCGCGGGCTGCCGCGACGCGCATGCGGACGTTCTCGCGCTGGCGGGCACGGTCGGCGCTCCGGTCGGGCATTCGTTGCGGGGCAAGGAGTTCGTGCAGTACGACAATCCGTTCGACGTGGGCATGAGCGGGCTGCTCGGGTACGGCGCCTGCTACCAGGCGATGCACGAGGCGGACCTGGTCCTGTTACTGGGCACCGATTTCCCGTACGACACGTTCCTGCCGCAGCGCAACACCGTGCAGGTGGACATCGACGCGGCGCGGATCGGCCGCCGCACGGTGCTGGAGTTCGGCGTGCAGGGCGACGTCGGCGCCACCATCCGCGCGGTGCTGCCGAAACTGCGCGGCCGCGAGGACCGCTCGTTCCTGCACGACATGCTGCGCAAGCACGAACGCAGCCTGCAGCGGGTGGTCGACGCCTACACCACGGACGTTTCGCAGCACGTGCCGCTGCACCCGGAGTACGTCGCCGACGTGCTCGACGAGGAGGCCGCCGCCGACGCGGTGTTCACTGTGGACACCGGGATGTGCAACGTCTGGGCGGCCCGGTACGTCTCCCCGAATGGGCACCGGCGGATCCTCGGTTCGTTCGTGCACGGCAGCATGGCCAACGCGCTGCCCCACGCGATCGGCGCGCAGTCGGCCGCCCCCGGCCGCCAGGTGATCGCGATGTGCGGCGACGGCGGCCTGGCCATGCTGCTGGGCGAGCTGCTCACCCTCAAGACCCACGGCCTGCCGGTGAAAGTCGTGGTGTTCAACAACTCCTCGCTCGGCATGGTGAAGCTGGAGATGCTCGTGGACGGCCTGCCGGAGTTCGGCACCGACCACGACCGGGTGGACTTCGCCGCCCTCGCCCGCGCGGCCGGCCTGCACGCCCGCCGGATCGAGGATCCGGCCGACGTCCGCGACGGGATCCGCGAAATCCTCGCCTGCGACGGCCCGGCGCTGCTCGACGTGGTCACCGACCCGAACGCCCTGTCCATCCCGCCGAGCATCACCGCCGCGCAGGTCCGCGGTTTCGCCCTCGCCGCGAGCAAGACGGTCCTCGGCGGCGGGGTGGGCAAGATGCTGACCCTGGCGAAGTCCAACCTGCGCAACATCCCACGGCCGTGA
- a CDS encoding ABC transporter ATP-binding protein: MSEERSTVATETGERAAAERMQNRPAPAGPGPGRFMAGSMPPEKALDFRGSLGRLLRLLKPQRAALLGVLVFGAASVALTVIGPKVLAEATDLIFAGVLGRSLPSGTPKDAIVDGLRARGDTTLADILGRVDLIPGQGVDFSSVGRVLAIVLALYVIGSFLGLVQARLTTSLVQQAVFRLRQDIEEKFARLPLRYFDRQPRGEVLSRVTNDIDNLAQSLQQTLSQIVTSLFTVIGVLVMMLLISPLLALIALLTVPVSVFVAAKIGKRAQPQFIRQWATTGKLNAHIEEMYTGHSLVRIFGRRAESEQVFAEQNETLYGASFRAQFISGTIQPAMMFLGNLNYALVAVIGALRVASGSLSLGDVQAFIQYSRQFSQPVTQIASMANLLQSGVASAERVFALLDADEQEPEPAHPAHPEVVRGRVEFEHVSFRYLPGTPLIEDLSLTVEPGQTVAIVGPTGAGKTTLVNLLMRFYEIDGGRITLDGADIGEMDREELRDKTGMVLQDAWLFGGTIAENIAYGADEATREEIVEAAKATYVDRFVRMLPEGYDTVLDDEGDTVSAGEKQLITVARAFLAKPAILILDEATSSVDTRTEVLIQRAMNSLRAGRTSFVIAHRLSTIRDADVILVMEDGHIVEQGDHETLLNSGGAYSRLYAAQFAEAMAETD; this comes from the coding sequence ATGAGCGAGGAGAGGAGCACCGTCGCCACCGAGACCGGGGAACGGGCCGCGGCGGAGCGCATGCAGAACCGCCCGGCCCCCGCGGGTCCCGGTCCCGGGCGGTTCATGGCCGGGTCGATGCCGCCGGAAAAGGCACTCGACTTCCGTGGTTCGCTCGGCCGGTTGTTGCGCCTGCTGAAGCCGCAGCGGGCCGCGTTGCTGGGCGTGCTCGTGTTCGGCGCGGCGAGCGTCGCGCTGACGGTGATCGGGCCGAAGGTGCTCGCGGAGGCCACCGACCTGATCTTCGCCGGGGTGCTCGGCCGGTCGCTGCCCTCAGGCACGCCGAAGGACGCGATCGTCGACGGGCTGCGGGCACGGGGCGACACCACGCTCGCCGACATCCTCGGCCGGGTCGATCTGATACCCGGGCAGGGCGTCGACTTCAGCTCGGTCGGGCGAGTGCTGGCGATCGTGCTGGCGCTGTACGTGATCGGGTCGTTCCTCGGCCTGGTCCAGGCCCGGCTGACCACGAGCCTGGTGCAGCAGGCGGTGTTCCGGCTGCGCCAGGACATCGAGGAGAAGTTCGCGCGGCTGCCGCTGCGCTACTTCGACCGCCAGCCGCGCGGCGAGGTGCTGAGCCGGGTCACCAACGACATCGACAACCTGGCGCAGTCGCTGCAGCAGACGTTGTCGCAGATCGTCACGTCGTTGTTCACCGTGATCGGTGTGCTGGTGATGATGCTGCTGATCTCGCCGCTGCTCGCGCTGATCGCGCTGCTGACCGTGCCGGTCTCGGTGTTCGTGGCGGCCAAGATCGGCAAGCGGGCCCAGCCGCAGTTCATCCGGCAGTGGGCGACCACCGGGAAGCTCAACGCGCACATCGAGGAGATGTACACCGGGCACTCGCTGGTGCGGATCTTCGGCCGGCGGGCGGAGTCCGAGCAGGTCTTCGCCGAGCAGAACGAGACCCTGTACGGGGCCAGTTTCCGGGCGCAGTTCATCTCCGGCACGATCCAGCCGGCGATGATGTTCCTCGGCAACCTGAACTACGCGCTGGTCGCGGTGATCGGCGCGCTGCGGGTGGCCTCGGGCAGCCTGTCGCTGGGCGACGTGCAGGCGTTCATCCAGTACTCGCGCCAGTTCAGCCAGCCGGTCACGCAGATCGCCAGCATGGCCAACCTGCTGCAGTCCGGGGTCGCCTCGGCGGAACGGGTGTTCGCGCTGCTGGACGCGGACGAGCAGGAGCCGGAGCCGGCCCACCCGGCGCATCCGGAGGTGGTCCGCGGGCGGGTCGAGTTCGAGCACGTGTCGTTCCGCTATCTGCCCGGCACCCCGCTGATCGAGGACCTGTCGCTGACCGTGGAACCGGGCCAGACGGTGGCCATCGTCGGCCCCACCGGGGCGGGCAAGACCACCCTGGTGAACCTGCTGATGCGGTTCTACGAGATCGACGGCGGCCGGATCACCCTGGACGGGGCGGACATCGGCGAGATGGACCGCGAGGAGCTGCGCGACAAGACCGGCATGGTGCTGCAGGACGCCTGGCTGTTCGGCGGGACGATCGCGGAGAACATCGCCTACGGCGCGGACGAGGCGACCCGCGAGGAGATCGTCGAGGCGGCCAAGGCGACCTATGTGGACCGGTTCGTGCGCATGCTGCCCGAGGGCTACGACACCGTGCTCGACGACGAGGGCGACACGGTGAGCGCGGGCGAGAAGCAGCTGATCACGGTGGCCAGGGCGTTCCTGGCGAAGCCGGCCATCCTGATCCTGGACGAGGCGACCAGCTCGGTGGACACCCGCACCGAGGTGCTCATCCAGCGGGCGATGAACTCGCTGCGCGCCGGGCGGACGAGCTTCGTCATCGCGCACCGGCTCTCCACCATCCGCGACGCGGACGTCATCCTGGTGATGGAGGACGGGCACATCGTGGAGCAGGGCGACCACGAGACCCTGCTGAACTCCGGCGGGGCCTACTCCCGGCTGTACGCGGCGCAGTTCGCCGAGGCGATGGCCGAGACCGACTGA